In Vicinamibacterales bacterium, a single genomic region encodes these proteins:
- the rpsU gene encoding 30S ribosomal protein S21: MKVQDGESIESALRRFKRKVQQEDIIKDIKKHSFYLKPGDRRRAKQALARKRTRKKQRRESD, encoded by the coding sequence GTGAAAGTGCAGGATGGCGAATCCATCGAGAGCGCGCTACGCCGGTTCAAGCGGAAGGTGCAGCAGGAAGATATCATCAAGGATATCAAGAAGCACTCCTTCTACCTGAAACCTGGAGATCGCCGCCGCGCCAAGCAGGCGCTCGCGCGTAAGCGGACGCGCAAGAAGCAGCGCCGCGAATCGGATTAA
- a CDS encoding efflux RND transporter periplasmic adaptor subunit has product MPLAACNDGGGNGAGAPGAAGRGGAPPATPVGIVTLQNRPLEIASEFISTVRSLHSTTIQPQVDGRVTRIFVKSGDAVRAGAPILQIDPEKQTATVQNTESQRAGRVSEVAYWKGQVERLQSLLKAGAISQNEFDTAKRNLDSAEAALAALDAQVREGRVQLQYFRVTAPTAGVVGDIAIREGDRVTTQTEITTIDDKAGLEAYIQVPVGQAPDLRVGLTTQILDAEGKVIATNPVSFVAPRVDPSTQTVLAKALLRDVPPSVRVQQFVKVRVIWRSAQGLTVPVTAVSRVSGQYFAFVAEQGPNGLTAKQRPISVGEIRENEYIVTSGLKPGEKLIVSGIQKIADGAPVRPE; this is encoded by the coding sequence GTGCCGCTGGCCGCGTGCAACGACGGCGGCGGCAACGGAGCCGGCGCCCCCGGCGCCGCTGGACGCGGCGGCGCGCCGCCGGCGACCCCGGTCGGCATCGTCACGCTGCAGAACCGCCCGCTCGAGATTGCGTCGGAGTTCATCTCGACGGTCCGCTCCCTCCACTCGACCACGATTCAGCCGCAGGTCGACGGCCGGGTCACCCGCATCTTCGTGAAGTCCGGCGACGCCGTGCGCGCCGGCGCGCCGATCCTGCAGATCGATCCGGAGAAGCAGACCGCGACGGTGCAGAACACGGAGTCGCAGCGCGCCGGCCGCGTGTCCGAGGTCGCATACTGGAAGGGGCAGGTCGAGCGGCTGCAGTCGCTGCTCAAGGCCGGCGCGATCAGCCAGAACGAGTTCGACACCGCGAAACGCAACCTCGACAGCGCCGAAGCCGCGCTCGCCGCGCTCGACGCCCAGGTGCGCGAGGGGCGCGTGCAGCTTCAGTACTTCCGCGTCACCGCGCCCACCGCCGGCGTGGTGGGAGACATCGCGATCCGTGAAGGGGATCGCGTCACCACGCAGACGGAGATCACCACGATCGACGACAAGGCGGGACTCGAAGCCTACATCCAGGTGCCGGTCGGGCAGGCGCCGGATCTCCGCGTCGGGCTGACGACGCAGATCCTCGACGCCGAGGGGAAGGTCATCGCCACCAACCCGGTCTCGTTCGTGGCGCCGCGCGTCGACCCGTCGACGCAGACGGTGCTCGCCAAGGCGCTGCTGCGCGACGTGCCGCCCAGCGTCCGGGTGCAGCAGTTCGTCAAGGTGCGCGTGATCTGGCGATCGGCCCAGGGCCTCACGGTGCCGGTTACCGCCGTGTCGCGCGTCTCCGGCCAGTACTTCGCGTTCGTCGCCGAGCAGGGGCCGAACGGCCTGACCGCGAAGCAGCGCCCGATCTCGGTCGGCGAGATCCGCGAGAACGAATACATCGTCACCAGCGGCCTCAAGCCCGGCGAGAAGCTGATCGTCTCGGGGATCCAGAAGATCGCCGACGGCGCGCCGGTCAGGCCCGAATAA
- a CDS encoding zinc-ribbon domain containing protein: MEFQDKTLDCVDCGAPFVWTAGEQLFFADKNFKNEPKRCKSCKAKRAARPSGGGGVGRERVETSTNCSACGKETTVPFRPTQGRPVFCRECFQSRKFAGAGGA, encoded by the coding sequence ATGGAGTTCCAGGACAAGACTCTCGACTGTGTCGACTGCGGGGCCCCTTTCGTCTGGACTGCCGGCGAGCAGCTGTTCTTCGCCGACAAGAACTTCAAGAACGAACCGAAACGCTGCAAGAGCTGCAAGGCGAAGCGCGCGGCGCGCCCGTCGGGCGGCGGCGGCGTCGGCCGCGAGCGCGTGGAGACGAGCACCAACTGCTCGGCCTGCGGCAAGGAAACCACCGTTCCGTTCCGCCCGACTCAGGGCCGCCCGGTGTTCTGCCGGGAATGCTTCCAGTCCCGCAAGTTCGCCGGGGCCGGGGGCGCTTAA